From the Lolium rigidum isolate FL_2022 chromosome 2, APGP_CSIRO_Lrig_0.1, whole genome shotgun sequence genome, one window contains:
- the LOC124687891 gene encoding glycine-rich cell wall structural protein-like, with protein sequence MASTKALFLLAVLLASAVLLAAAATEQTHDKEEKVSTNSAGVQDDWHGGGGYPGRGGGGGYPGRGGGGGYPGRGGYGPCGRWGCCRSGYRGGCMRCCGSANEVPEPMDRPEVHN encoded by the exons ATGGCGTCGACCAAGGCTCTCTTCCTGCTGGCTGTCCTCCTCGCGTCCGCGGTCCTCCTTGCCGCGGCGGCCACCGAGCAAACTC ATGACAAGGAGGAGAAGGTGAGCACCAACAGCGCCGGCGTCCAGGACGactggcatggcggcggcgggtacccagggcgcgggggcggcggcggttaccctggccgcggcggcggtggcggttacCCGGGCCGCGGCGGCTACGGGCCCTGCGGCAGGTGGGGCTGCTGCCGCAGTGGCTACCGCGGTGGCTGTATGCGTTGCTGCGGGTCTGCCAACGAGGTGCCGGAGCCCATGGATCGCCCGGAGGTGCACAACTAG